A single region of the Thermodesulfatator indicus DSM 15286 genome encodes:
- a CDS encoding CheR family methyltransferase, giving the protein MRPEVYRFFADLVFKHSGIVLKEEKTYLIESRLRELARALNYRDVDQLYQVASKRLTPQLRDEIIEAMTTNETYFFRDQHPFEALRKVVIPELKKLREKEKELRFWSAAASTGQEPYSLAMLIHEYFPDLLSWRIQILATDISQEALKKGQKGEYSQIEVNRGLPVTFLVKYFKQNGAKWKVQDKIRRMIQFRKLNLVEPFPPTLGKFDVVFCRYVLIYFSPEIKAKVLKNISRVMKPKGYLFLGATESPQGLPQGFKRKIIGRTICYQWEG; this is encoded by the coding sequence ATGAGACCCGAAGTATATCGTTTTTTTGCAGATTTGGTTTTTAAGCATAGCGGTATAGTTTTAAAGGAAGAAAAGACATACCTTATTGAAAGCCGCTTAAGGGAACTTGCTAGGGCCCTTAATTATCGTGATGTGGATCAATTATATCAGGTGGCCTCAAAACGTCTTACCCCTCAGCTTCGCGACGAAATTATTGAGGCCATGACCACTAATGAGACCTATTTTTTTAGAGACCAGCATCCCTTTGAGGCCTTACGTAAAGTGGTAATTCCTGAGTTAAAGAAGCTAAGGGAAAAGGAAAAAGAGCTACGATTCTGGTCGGCAGCGGCTTCAACCGGTCAGGAGCCTTACAGTTTGGCCATGCTCATTCACGAGTATTTTCCTGATCTGCTTTCTTGGCGTATCCAGATTCTTGCTACGGATATATCTCAGGAGGCCCTTAAAAAAGGTCAGAAGGGTGAGTACTCACAGATAGAAGTAAACCGTGGGCTTCCTGTTACCTTTTTGGTTAAGTATTTCAAGCAAAACGGGGCCAAGTGGAAGGTTCAGGATAAGATCCGTCGTATGATTCAATTTCGCAAGTTAAATCTGGTAGAACCCTTCCCACCTACGCTTGGTAAGTTTGACGTAGTCTTTTGCCGTTACGTGCTCATTTATTTCTCTCCAGAAATAAAAGCCAAGGTCTTAAAAAATATTAGTCGGGTGATGAAACCTAAAGGTTATTTGTTTTTAGGTGCTACTGAAAGTCCACAGGGGCTTCCTCAGGGTTTTAAACGCAAGATTATCGGAAGGACTATTTGCTATCAGTGGGAAGGTTAA
- a CDS encoding protein-glutamate methylesterase/protein-glutamine glutaminase: MRKIRVLIVDDSPLIRRLISEALRADPDIELVGTASNGKEAIDKARLLRPEVITLDIEMPVMDGLTALEKLKRLYPKIQVIMFSTLTEKGAKETIKALSLGAFDFVTKPSTSSLNESIKRIKEELIPKIKTAVPRVTKPVTPARPLPSRPSVVKPAVRAVPRRPIVGRREVVAIGVSTGGPKALSEIIPKLPAGFPVPILIVQHMPPLFTAQLAARLDQLSSLKVIEAQAGVPVGPGKVFIAPGDQHMEVVKRGVAKVIHLHKGPPENSCRPAVDVLFRSVAKVYGGRSVAMVLTGMGQDGLAGAMVLKEAGALIVAQDEATSTVYGMPRAVVEAGLADYVLPLQEIPLFLQKIFLQRKVA, translated from the coding sequence GTGAGAAAGATTCGTGTTCTGATAGTGGATGACAGCCCCCTTATTCGTCGCCTTATTTCTGAGGCTCTAAGAGCTGACCCTGACATTGAACTGGTTGGCACAGCTTCAAACGGCAAGGAAGCTATTGATAAAGCCAGGCTCTTGCGCCCTGAAGTAATTACTCTTGACATCGAAATGCCTGTTATGGATGGGCTTACGGCTTTAGAGAAGCTCAAGCGCCTTTATCCTAAGATTCAGGTAATAATGTTTTCCACTCTTACGGAAAAAGGCGCTAAAGAAACTATAAAGGCTTTGTCTTTAGGGGCCTTTGATTTTGTCACCAAACCTTCTACCAGTTCTTTAAATGAAAGTATTAAGCGCATAAAAGAAGAGCTCATCCCAAAAATAAAAACAGCTGTTCCTAGAGTAACTAAACCAGTAACACCGGCAAGGCCACTCCCTTCAAGGCCTTCAGTAGTTAAACCAGCGGTAAGAGCCGTTCCTCGAAGGCCTATTGTTGGAAGAAGAGAAGTAGTGGCCATTGGTGTTTCTACTGGAGGGCCTAAAGCCCTTTCCGAAATAATTCCCAAACTTCCGGCGGGCTTTCCAGTTCCTATTCTTATTGTGCAGCACATGCCGCCCCTTTTTACAGCTCAGCTGGCCGCAAGACTTGATCAACTTTCATCTTTGAAGGTCATTGAAGCTCAGGCTGGCGTGCCGGTAGGGCCTGGAAAGGTATTTATTGCCCCGGGTGATCAACATATGGAGGTAGTTAAGCGAGGGGTGGCTAAGGTCATACACTTGCACAAAGGCCCTCCTGAAAATAGCTGTCGTCCTGCAGTAGATGTTCTTTTTCGCTCAGTAGCTAAAGTTTACGGAGGCCGAAGTGTGGCCATGGTGCTTACAGGAATGGGGCAGGATGGTCTTGCAGGAGCCATGGTTTTGAAAGAGGCCGGAGCTCTTATTGTGGCTCAGGATGAAGCTACTTCTACGGTTTACGGTATGCCAAGGGCGGTAGTTGAAGCCGGTCTTGCTGATTATGTGCTGCCCCTTCAAGAAATACCTTTATTTCTTCAGAAAATATTCTTGCAACGGAAGGTAGCATGA
- a CDS encoding response regulator produces the protein MKVLVVDDSKSIRQIEKRYLLGMGYEVLEAANGKEALQVLEENPDVALILLDWHMPVMNGYEFLKTVRQDPRWNNVKIMMVTTENQEKSVIDAIMAGANEYLMKPFDQEMLESKIRWLMEEAL, from the coding sequence ATGAAAGTACTGGTGGTTGATGACTCAAAATCCATCAGGCAAATCGAAAAACGTTATTTACTAGGCATGGGTTATGAAGTTCTTGAAGCTGCTAATGGAAAAGAGGCCCTTCAGGTGCTTGAGGAAAATCCCGATGTCGCCCTTATTCTCCTTGACTGGCACATGCCAGTGATGAATGGCTACGAATTTTTAAAGACCGTTCGCCAGGACCCACGCTGGAATAACGTAAAGATTATGATGGTCACTACTGAAAACCAGGAAAAAAGCGTAATTGACGCCATTATGGCCGGAGCTAACGAGTATCTTATGAAACCTTTTGATCAAGAAATGCTTGAGTCCAAGATCCGTTGGCTTATGGAGGAAGCCCTGTGA
- the acpS gene encoding holo-ACP synthase: protein MIIGLGIDLVEVPRIEKVLTKHQKRFLNRILTEKEKNAISRKRFIATYVAAYFATKEACSKALGTGLRGVSWKEMELLHEPSGKPFMRLHGRALERFKFLGGKRIHVSLSHERLYATAIVIIED, encoded by the coding sequence ATGATAATTGGCCTAGGAATTGACCTGGTAGAAGTTCCACGCATAGAAAAAGTGCTTACCAAGCACCAGAAAAGATTTTTAAACAGAATTCTTACTGAGAAAGAAAAAAATGCTATTTCTCGCAAAAGATTCATAGCTACTTATGTAGCGGCTTATTTTGCCACTAAAGAAGCTTGCTCCAAGGCTCTTGGCACCGGGCTTCGCGGCGTTTCCTGGAAAGAAATGGAACTTCTTCACGAACCTTCAGGAAAACCTTTTATGAGACTACACGGCCGCGCTTTGGAACGATTCAAATTTTTGGGTGGTAAAAGAATACACGTTTCCCTTTCTCACGAAAGACTTTACGCCACCGCCATAGTTATAATTGAAGATTAG
- a CDS encoding phosphotransacetylase family protein has protein sequence MSIVYVCSTSGFSGKTLALLGLGQFFKKKNIPFSYRKPVGNRPVYQNGYIVDDDAAFLAKVFELDVPLDKLSAVILTQDTVVKGFKGELEALMPQVLTFCEEAQKEADVLLLGGYGSLYSGKFLGISGVDLAKSLNAHICLVVRYEGEYVVDYILQAAQEFPEQKLGVIFNDIREEHLYNYQDLIKPYLEKKGIEILGEIPHHNKLAAVSVKDLREYLGARLLGHTAEDRLVESFLIGGMQVDKAIQYFRKLSNFGVIVGGDRSDIQLAAIETGAVCLILTGGLYPNEIILARAEEKQVAILIAKEDTYSVARRTERLPGQARIRHPEKLSCAFEITARSLDYDKLAEFVS, from the coding sequence ATGAGTATTGTTTATGTTTGTTCAACCTCAGGTTTTTCTGGCAAAACATTGGCCCTCTTGGGGCTTGGCCAATTTTTTAAGAAAAAAAATATTCCTTTTTCTTATCGCAAACCTGTTGGAAACCGGCCTGTTTATCAAAATGGTTATATTGTTGACGATGACGCCGCTTTTCTGGCAAAGGTTTTTGAGCTTGATGTCCCCCTTGATAAGCTTTCAGCCGTAATTCTTACGCAAGATACAGTGGTGAAAGGCTTTAAAGGCGAATTAGAAGCTCTTATGCCTCAAGTTTTGACTTTTTGTGAAGAGGCACAAAAAGAGGCTGATGTCTTATTACTGGGTGGATACGGAAGTCTTTACTCAGGAAAATTTTTGGGGATCTCTGGTGTTGATCTAGCCAAAAGCCTAAATGCTCACATATGTTTAGTAGTACGCTACGAGGGAGAATACGTGGTAGATTACATTTTGCAAGCGGCTCAAGAATTTCCAGAACAAAAACTCGGTGTGATTTTTAATGACATACGTGAAGAGCACCTTTATAACTATCAAGATCTCATAAAGCCTTATCTAGAGAAAAAGGGAATAGAGATTCTTGGAGAAATCCCTCATCATAACAAGTTAGCTGCTGTTTCTGTGAAAGACTTAAGGGAATACCTTGGGGCTCGCCTTTTGGGCCATACCGCTGAAGACCGCCTGGTGGAAAGTTTCCTCATTGGTGGTATGCAAGTGGATAAAGCCATTCAATATTTTCGTAAGCTTTCAAATTTTGGTGTTATTGTGGGAGGAGATCGCTCAGATATTCAGCTAGCGGCTATTGAAACTGGAGCGGTTTGTCTCATCTTAACTGGTGGTCTTTATCCTAACGAAATAATTTTAGCCAGAGCAGAAGAGAAACAGGTAGCCATTCTTATTGCGAAAGAAGATACCTATTCGGTGGCCAGACGCACTGAACGCCTTCCTGGGCAGGCTCGCATACGCCATCCAGAAAAGCTTTCCTGTGCCTTTGAAATAACGGCTCGCTCCCTTGATTACGACAAATTAGCCGAATTCGTAAGCTAA
- a CDS encoding acetate--CoA ligase family protein, translated as MLDFFFKPRAIAVVGASREPGKVGHDVLKNLLDFKFPGAIYPVNPKAQEILGLKVYPSIKDLPQKVDLAIVAVRASFVPEVISLCGQKGIKGAVVLSSGFKEMGREGAKLEQELVKEARNYGIRVIGPNCLGILDTYSHLNATFAALKPLKGKIGFFSQSGALCLAVLEWSRAQKIGLSRFVSLGNKADISEIECLRALAEDPHTEIIMGYLEGIEDGRAFTEVAAEVSRKKPVIIFKSGTTAAGARAASSHTGSLAGSEEAFSASVKRARIIRAQTLREFFNLGLFFACNPPMSGPYLGILTNSGGPGIVAADACEKSSLELPTLPTETVEKLRKVLPPYASFYNPVDITGDSDAERYEKTLSLLLEDKSLNGLLVILSRTAMVDPEAVARILSDKKDIKPLAACFIGEESVRKARSHLLKKHIPHYEFPEEAVSAFEKAWIYEYRRKRPPVKIKRLKVDFEKAAQVLQTLRLEGRNHFLDHEVKQLLEAYGFAFPKSLLARTTDEALLAAKVIGYPVVLKVASPQVQHKTDIGGVRLNIKNDEELVKAFQEMIINVRKRLPGISVLGVIVQEMVPKGKEVIVGFLRDPQFGPMVMFGLGGIYVEVMKDVTFNLAPLSKEEALEMIREIKAYPVLKGIRGEPEVDMNALARSIVAMGQLVSDFPELSEGEVNPLIVGPKGSKTIAVDARLSLGGEK; from the coding sequence TTGTTAGATTTCTTTTTTAAACCAAGGGCCATTGCCGTTGTAGGGGCTTCCAGGGAACCGGGAAAGGTTGGCCATGATGTCTTAAAAAATCTTTTAGATTTCAAGTTTCCTGGGGCCATATATCCAGTAAATCCCAAAGCCCAGGAGATTTTAGGGCTTAAAGTGTATCCTTCTATCAAAGACCTTCCCCAAAAAGTAGATCTTGCCATTGTGGCCGTGCGAGCCTCTTTTGTTCCCGAAGTTATTTCTCTTTGTGGCCAGAAAGGCATAAAAGGGGCGGTGGTGCTTTCCTCTGGTTTTAAAGAGATGGGCCGTGAAGGGGCGAAACTTGAGCAAGAGCTCGTTAAAGAGGCCAGAAATTACGGAATTCGGGTTATAGGGCCTAACTGTCTGGGGATTCTTGATACCTATTCGCATTTAAACGCAACCTTTGCTGCTTTGAAGCCTCTTAAAGGCAAGATCGGCTTTTTTTCACAGTCAGGGGCTTTATGTCTGGCGGTACTAGAGTGGTCACGAGCACAAAAAATAGGCCTTTCTCGTTTTGTTAGTTTAGGTAATAAGGCTGATATTTCTGAAATAGAATGTTTAAGGGCTCTTGCAGAAGACCCTCATACGGAAATTATAATGGGCTATCTTGAAGGCATTGAAGATGGACGCGCCTTTACCGAAGTAGCGGCCGAGGTTTCTCGTAAAAAACCTGTGATAATCTTTAAAAGCGGCACAACGGCTGCAGGGGCAAGGGCGGCTTCATCACATACCGGGTCCCTTGCTGGTTCTGAAGAGGCTTTTTCAGCCTCGGTAAAAAGAGCAAGGATTATCAGGGCGCAAACACTAAGAGAGTTTTTCAATCTTGGCCTTTTCTTTGCCTGTAACCCACCGATGTCTGGCCCTTATCTTGGCATACTTACTAACTCTGGTGGCCCAGGCATTGTTGCTGCCGATGCCTGCGAAAAATCTTCTCTTGAGCTTCCAACCCTTCCCACCGAGACGGTGGAAAAATTACGAAAAGTCTTGCCGCCCTATGCTTCGTTTTATAATCCCGTTGACATTACTGGTGATTCTGATGCTGAACGTTACGAAAAGACCTTGTCCCTTCTTCTTGAAGATAAAAGCCTAAACGGCCTTTTGGTTATCCTTTCGCGTACAGCTATGGTGGACCCTGAAGCGGTGGCTCGAATACTTTCTGATAAAAAAGATATTAAGCCACTTGCCGCCTGTTTTATAGGTGAGGAAAGTGTTAGAAAAGCCAGGTCTCATCTTTTGAAAAAACATATACCTCATTATGAATTTCCCGAAGAGGCGGTCTCTGCTTTTGAAAAAGCGTGGATTTATGAGTACAGACGAAAAAGGCCGCCGGTTAAAATCAAGCGCCTTAAAGTAGATTTTGAAAAAGCGGCTCAAGTTTTACAAACTTTACGTTTAGAGGGGCGTAACCATTTTCTTGATCATGAAGTAAAACAGCTTCTAGAAGCCTATGGTTTTGCTTTTCCCAAAAGTTTGCTGGCGCGCACTACGGATGAAGCCCTTTTAGCGGCCAAAGTTATAGGATACCCTGTGGTCTTAAAAGTTGCTTCCCCACAGGTGCAACACAAAACTGATATTGGCGGCGTAAGGCTTAATATTAAAAATGATGAAGAACTAGTAAAAGCTTTCCAGGAAATGATCATCAATGTCCGTAAACGCCTGCCAGGTATCTCAGTTTTAGGGGTTATAGTCCAGGAGATGGTCCCTAAAGGCAAAGAAGTTATCGTAGGTTTCTTGAGAGACCCTCAATTTGGCCCCATGGTAATGTTCGGCCTAGGAGGCATATACGTAGAAGTTATGAAAGACGTGACTTTTAACCTGGCGCCTTTGAGTAAAGAAGAGGCCCTTGAAATGATTAGGGAAATTAAAGCTTATCCAGTGCTTAAAGGTATAAGAGGCGAACCAGAAGTTGATATGAATGCTCTAGCGCGTTCCATAGTGGCCATGGGTCAGCTTGTTTCTGATTTTCCTGAGCTAAGTGAGGGGGAAGTAAACCCATTGATTGTTGGCCCTAAGGGCTCCAAAACCATAGCCGTTGATGCCCGCTTAAGTTTAGGGGGAGAAAAATGA
- a CDS encoding FeoA family protein, with amino-acid sequence MAELKLDDLRTGEKGKIVKILGNGSFRIRLMELGFVPGAEVKVVRYAPLKDPVEYEIKGYHITLRHEEAAQILVKKLD; translated from the coding sequence ATGGCGGAATTAAAACTCGATGACTTACGTACCGGAGAAAAAGGAAAAATAGTAAAAATTTTAGGAAACGGTTCTTTTCGTATTCGTTTGATGGAATTAGGTTTTGTGCCCGGTGCCGAGGTAAAAGTTGTAAGATATGCCCCTCTAAAAGACCCTGTAGAGTACGAAATCAAAGGTTATCACATCACTTTAAGGCACGAAGAAGCTGCCCAAATTTTAGTTAAAAAATTAGATTAA
- a CDS encoding Fur family transcriptional regulator: MAEQNNSKQEDALIQLEVFKEYIRRKGLRYTPERETIIKEIFSLSGHFDVDGLYLRLRNKGKKLSKASIYRTIPLLIDCGLLQEVYHEDGHMHYEPASPHPHGHIRCLECRRVEEFDDERIKQIQKNVTEKYGYRITGIRFEILGYCPDCLKKVPV; the protein is encoded by the coding sequence ATGGCAGAACAAAATAATTCTAAGCAAGAAGATGCTCTTATCCAGCTCGAAGTTTTTAAAGAATACATTCGCCGTAAGGGCCTTAGATACACCCCAGAGAGAGAGACCATTATCAAAGAAATATTTTCTCTTTCGGGGCATTTTGACGTAGATGGACTTTATCTACGCCTACGTAACAAGGGCAAAAAATTATCCAAGGCTTCTATTTATCGAACTATTCCTTTGCTTATTGACTGTGGCCTTCTCCAGGAAGTTTACCATGAAGATGGCCATATGCACTACGAGCCGGCTTCGCCTCATCCCCATGGCCATATAAGATGTCTTGAGTGTCGCCGAGTAGAAGAGTTTGATGATGAGCGCATTAAGCAAATTCAAAAAAACGTAACTGAAAAATACGGATATCGTATTACAGGTATTCGTTTTGAGATATTAGGGTATTGCCCTGATTGTTTAAAGAAAGTCCCTGTTTAA
- a CDS encoding PEP-CTERM sorting domain-containing protein, with amino-acid sequence MFKKVLSSLFLAVLMLGLAVSNAKAAPIVMEGNYVYTQVSEDGTLGNGFNFPGIQYDPSGTASFPGSGGKDFLQPGDPFEGFYLKSNESGIIGNNNDWSVFIGTLTDLSGSGYDNFIRWEGSLGTYFDVAIETYFNDSDKFIKFSTTVTALNDLTDVYFLRVIDPDQDTNDFGIFDTNNARGFGSFSPEDWVYAAGPISNWTIGLYSDSLVPHNTGVSFAWSGDPEFYYNGNNDGNGDYTIGLAFYLGDLSVGDSVTFDYYYVLGTSPADAASNIPVASPIPEPSTVVLIGVGLGALGFYRSRRK; translated from the coding sequence ATGTTTAAGAAGGTTTTAAGTAGTTTGTTTTTAGCGGTTTTAATGTTGGGTCTAGCTGTATCAAATGCAAAGGCTGCCCCTATTGTTATGGAAGGTAACTATGTTTATACCCAAGTTTCAGAAGACGGAACTCTTGGTAATGGTTTTAATTTTCCCGGAATTCAATATGATCCTTCTGGAACGGCATCTTTTCCCGGGAGTGGGGGTAAAGACTTTCTTCAGCCAGGCGATCCGTTTGAAGGTTTTTATCTTAAAAGTAATGAATCGGGTATAATAGGGAATAACAATGACTGGTCTGTTTTTATAGGAACCTTAACCGACCTTAGCGGTTCTGGTTATGACAACTTTATTAGATGGGAAGGCTCACTAGGAACTTATTTTGATGTGGCAATAGAAACTTATTTCAATGACAGTGATAAATTTATCAAATTTTCCACTACTGTTACAGCTTTAAATGATTTGACCGATGTTTATTTTTTGAGGGTTATTGATCCCGATCAAGACACAAATGACTTTGGTATCTTTGACACCAATAATGCTAGAGGGTTTGGTTCTTTTTCGCCAGAGGATTGGGTTTACGCTGCCGGACCTATCAGTAACTGGACCATCGGCTTATATTCTGATTCTCTTGTCCCCCACAATACGGGAGTTTCATTTGCATGGTCAGGCGATCCTGAATTCTATTACAACGGAAACAATGACGGAAACGGAGACTATACTATCGGATTAGCATTTTACCTTGGAGATCTCTCCGTGGGAGACTCCGTTACCTTTGACTACTACTATGTTTTAGGAACCAGCCCTGCTGATGCTGCTAGTAATATTCCAGTTGCTAGCCCCATTCCCGAGCCCTCCACCGTCGTCTTAATCGGTGTGGGCCTTGGTGCTTTAGGCTTTTACAGATCCAGACGGAAGTAA
- a CDS encoding IS5 family transposase, whose amino-acid sequence MFRENNTNLTIGEHLIYQNLPDDILARINKLINWDPFQQILVSLHPSKVGRKAYNPVQMLKILIIQQIYGHSDPEMELMLKGNLFYRRFLGLSAIDPVPDYSTISRFRSDLKSLNLYRRCFEELKRQLAQKGFELRSGKIIDARLVKAARRPGKDDDASFIKKGKKTVYGYKDHIAIDVKNEFVSEFVCTPANVHDSQVLDELLEGEEASVFADKAYDKQELRRRCRKKGIFCGVLAKARRNRPLSARQKKRNRIFSRIRAKVERVFGIFSLHLQREKARYVGLFANEIHLFLTCFTYNLLNLAWQMKRKEEIIRKT is encoded by the coding sequence ATGTTCAGAGAAAATAATACAAATCTAACTATAGGCGAACATCTTATCTATCAAAACTTACCTGATGACATCTTGGCTCGTATCAATAAACTCATCAATTGGGATCCTTTTCAACAAATCCTCGTTTCTCTTCATCCTTCTAAAGTTGGACGCAAGGCTTATAACCCCGTCCAGATGCTAAAAATCCTCATCATTCAACAAATCTACGGCCACTCTGACCCGGAAATGGAACTTATGCTCAAAGGCAACCTCTTCTACCGTCGCTTCCTTGGCCTCTCTGCTATTGACCCCGTTCCTGACTACTCTACTATATCTCGCTTCCGTTCTGATCTCAAATCCTTGAACCTTTATCGTAGGTGCTTTGAAGAACTTAAACGGCAGCTCGCTCAAAAGGGTTTTGAACTTCGCTCTGGCAAAATCATTGATGCTCGTCTGGTTAAAGCGGCTAGACGTCCTGGCAAGGATGATGATGCCTCTTTTATCAAAAAAGGCAAAAAGACTGTCTACGGCTACAAAGACCATATTGCTATTGACGTTAAAAATGAGTTTGTTTCAGAGTTCGTTTGCACACCAGCTAACGTGCACGATTCCCAAGTTCTTGATGAATTACTTGAAGGAGAAGAGGCAAGTGTTTTTGCAGATAAAGCTTATGATAAGCAAGAGTTAAGGAGGAGGTGTCGTAAGAAGGGGATATTTTGTGGAGTTTTAGCAAAGGCCAGGAGGAATAGGCCCCTTTCGGCCAGACAGAAGAAGAGGAATCGAATTTTTTCTCGTATAAGGGCCAAGGTAGAGCGAGTATTTGGCATTTTTTCCTTACATCTTCAGAGGGAGAAGGCGAGATATGTGGGACTATTTGCCAACGAAATTCATTTATTTTTAACCTGTTTTACGTATAATCTTTTGAATTTAGCGTGGCAGATGAAGAGGAAGGAGGAAATAATAAGGAAAACATGA